The Miscanthus floridulus cultivar M001 chromosome 6, ASM1932011v1, whole genome shotgun sequence genomic interval TGAATATTTCGATCATATCTTGTTTAGTTAGTAAGTTTCTGATATACGGGATCCTCGTCACTAGTTGGTGCTCTGATCTTAGTGTGAGATTAGAGTAGTATCacttagtgtaagcgtggtgcttagactataGGGTACCTTGGGTTGTAGCTAGTTctctggatagattgtggtaggtagcagatggtgatagccctgtccatcctctgtattccaccacgttggaattagttattaaatcatagggctcgtggtgctttgtgcctaaTCAACCTTAGGGTGAGTTTAGAGTAGGTACGCCCTGAAGTATATTCATTGCTTACTTGCTAGACAATTGATAGGATTACAATTAAGGCAGTACTTCATTTATCTTCACCTACTCTGTgaccatagtagtagtagtagtctttctcattttattattttagttagtttagtttaCTTTCATCTGTTCCATTACATTTGTGAAGTCATACTATGCCTTCTCTATGGAAATAAATACAATACTTGGTTTGCTCccaagtgaagtgctacatcgatatATTATGTGCGCTTGCGAAATTAGTCCAATAgtcataagaaatatcaacagtCATCATCACTAAGAAGACTTTCACAACAATACTAGTGTTTTGCGAACCAAGTGGCATCCGTAGTCTTTGGAACAATCACCTTGAGACAGTGTCAGAAGACAATAGTAGACactgcaaatgcaaacacacagTCCAGCAGATGGTACTAAAAAATATCAGGGACATGTTGGAATCAATGGGAAAAGACATAAAATTGTTTCCACTTCCAGATATTGATAAACATCATGACACAATAGACAACGTAACTAGGAAGATTATCAAGGAATCCTCAATCAAGGTGGACCCAGAGGATGCATATTTGCATAAGTACCTAAACAATGAGCAAAAGATAGCCTACGAGAAGATCCTATCAACAACTAACGATAACAGGGaggcctcttcttcgtcgatggcccAAGAGGCACAGGAAAATATTCCTTAATTTACAGGGTGCTCCTAACCACCATGCACAACCAAGGTAAGATTGCTCTAGCAACATTGCTCTAGCAACAACCACTTCCGGTGTTGCGGCTTCAATAATGCCTGGAGGAAGAACTACGCACTCGAGGTCCAAGACACCACTAAGAATAGACAATAGAGCAATTGGTGATTCACAAAACAAAGCGAGACAGACAAGCTACTACAGGTAGCATCACTAATAATCTAGGATGAAGCATCTATGACTAAGAGGCAGGCTGCTGAGGCGCTAGATTTACCATTTAGAGGTAAAATAGTTGTATTCGGAGGAGATTTTAGGCAAGTCCTCCCTGTTATCTGAAAGGGTACAAGACCCAAGATAGTAGACGCATCGCTACAAAGATCTTAGCTATGGAACTGTATGCAACATTTGAAGCTTGTACGGAACATGAGAGCTCAAAACGACCTGTGGTTCACAGAATACCTTCTGCGTGTTGGAAATGGCACCAACGAGACAAATGATAACAACGAAATCCTTCTACCTCAAAGTATATGTGTGGAAAACAAGACATAAGATAATGTACTGGATAGACTGATCGACCATATCTACCAAAAGGACAACGCTTCCTAGAAGGATCCACAATACATCACGTCACGAGCGATTTTATCCACAATGAATGACTACATAGACAGCATCAACCTAAAAATGATTGATCGCTTCGAGGGAAAGGAAATGTGTATCACAACTTCGATTCTGTAGATGGCGACCCAAATAACTACTATCCCCTAGAATTCTTGAACAACCTTACACTAAATGGACTATCTTCACATATGTTCAAACTCAAAATTAACTGTCCAAGAATATCAACCCAGCTAATGGTCTTTGAAATGGCACAAGATTGGTGGTACGTGGGTTTCATAAGAATGCAATTGATACAGAGATATATAGTGCAAGGACAACACTCTAGAATGCGGGTTTTATTGCCAAGAATACACTATGTCCCTTAGACGATGAGATGATTCCATTCCGTTTCAAGAGGAAACATTTTTTTGTCAGACTAAGTTTTGCAATGATAATAAACAAATCACAAGGGCAGACAATACGAAATGTGGGCATCTACCTACCTGAACCGATTTTCTCTCAGGCTCAATTATATGTCACGCTTTCTAGAGCAACAACTATAAATAACATACAAGGAGtaagggaagaagaagaaaacgaaGAAGATTAGTACAAGCGAGACATACACTAAGAATATTATCTACACATAGTTCCTAACCAAATAAGTGATGCGCTATTTGAAAAAAATAGAATGTAACCATCTTGTGTACACGTATATTTACTGTTTGACAACTCTATTCTTCTATGACAGTGGTATTAAAGATACACAAAGTATTGTTTGGTAATGACATTTCTATTTGTTGTTTCAAAATTCTAATATTCTCTTCCAATGGCGAAACACTacgggaaaaaagaaaaaaataaaagccTACAAATAACAATAACAACTAAAGCAGCAAACAAGCAGCGCTAGACAAACGACCACTAATGGAGACAACATCTGCCGATGTACAAGTGGGGAGAGTGACGACAGACCCAACATTTCCTCGGTgtcccctcactctctccctattcTCTAACACTATTAGAAGGTAGAGCTTTGCCTTGTTCTAAAGAGTGGACTCCTCTAAGCTATGATTACAAGTGAAGTGAGGCCCTCTATTTATAGTGGTGGAGGAGTGTCAAAGTGTGTCCTTCAATCCATGTGGAAGCATCCCGCacaccctcggatcaaaccaacctcTCACATGTGGCTAGGATTGCTCCAAATTGTGATTTGATGCAtgccaaaaaaaaagagaggtggtttTGTGGAAAGCCCACTTCAAGCGACCGGGGGTGATATCGGGCGACAACCCATTGAGCCCTATGGCCCTCATCTTCTGCAAGGTGGAACTTCATGTGTATGGGAGTGTGGCTAAACAAATTTGGTGTGCAAATTTATCACCGCCGGTTGAATGGTGGGACCATGGAGCCTTGTGATCACATCCTGGGCCTTTGATCAATGAACTAACTTACCTCCAACGGATGGATGCAATGGGGGCTGTGTTTCTTCATCATGGACCAAGTTGGAGAGCCACGGGCTCTGGCCGCCAGGGTCAGGTGACCCTCGAAGTAGCCCATTTTCCACCAAACCACTCCCACTGGGCTTTAGGATATGCAAGGAACCTCTGTTCCAAATTTAAGTGGATTTGGCCTCAGTGAAGGGTGGAGCGAAGCCCACCTAAGTCGGCCAACCTGCTACCAAGGCCCATTTTTCTTGTGTGGATCCCTACACATCAGTGCTAAGAAACTTTGCTACTCGACATTCATTTTCACTCAGTTCAATTTATGCAACCTGCATAAATGCAATAAACCTTAGAAACTTTGCTACTTGATGACTGTTTCTTTAGGCCTGCATTCGTCCATAGCAAAGGGCCTCTCAAATGCCAAGTACTCCCCTTGCATGTGTCGTCCCACAAATTGATTCGCCATTTGTGTATAATCTTACTATAGAGTTATTTGGATCAATGCCATTATAGTTTTTTCAATTTTTGAGATACGAATAATTCACCTATTTAGAGATGCATCATTATAATTTAGCTCATCTCAAATTTGCCACTTTGTTTGTCTTTTATGACCTTATACCCACCTGCAGCACTAGATAATTTTGTACAGACCAAAAtacccttcttcttccttctctcttcttcctccctcagCAAACCTTTATCTCCAACATGAACGTCATAGAGTGGAGCTCCATCACCACGCACCTCCCCTGTCCCTCCTATAGCACACTGGCGCAATGGTCACGTCACCTTGATCCCCCTGGCCGGATCCCGTCCTGATTCAGTTGTCGACGACCTCAATTCCACCTTCGGAAGATCGAGAACTTGCATTCCAACCGTTGCGCGGCCTGACGTGCCTCAAAGGCGAGGTGCTCAGCCTCGCATTAGTGCCCTGCCATGCGCGTCGCACGAAGCTGTCGAAGTTTGCGCAGGGAGACCACGATCATGGTCCAGCACGAAATCCGCTCGTTGGCCACCCCCGACATTGAGCTTGCAAGGCAAGCGCCCCACCTGCCTTGCTGCCCCCATGCTCGTCGACCGCCACCGCTGCAGGTGGTCGAGCTCGCCACCCCCACCGCTCGACTTGCTGTtgataataattaaatgaataattcTGTCGTCAACAGAGTCAACATTTGAGAAGGAAAATGTACATCATATAattaaaataattcaaaaatgaaaatccatattttttggaAGGCTAACACCTGCAGGGCAAAAGATGGGCTAGAACGGGCCGTAGGGGATCAGCTGACTTACGCGACCTGCATTATTTTGAGTTAGCCATTATTTTGGCCATGGTATTGTCGATGTTAAGGTTTTTGCTGGTTTTCTTCTTTTAATTAACCAAACAAGTGCGAGGCTTTCAGGTCTGGTTTTCTTTATAAACAGGACCGAGTCTTTTCTATCTTGATTAAAAGACAGAGCTCCTTCACTTATATATTATATGTTAAAAACAGGCGACAACGAAAGATCGATTGCACTAATAGCTAATGACGTTTCCTTCACCGTTTCGATCGACGGTGTGAAGGGCGGCATCATGGGCCATGGCAGCATGCGGCGCCCATTGTTGGCTTTGCCGTGGCATTTTCCTCTGCCGTTGTCACTCTCGGCGTGCAGACACTAGTACAGCCAGTAGGCCGCCTCTAGCTGTCAAGCCTGTCAGGCTCAGGCGCTCAGCCCAACCATTTCGTCGGTACCGACAAGcttctccttcctcgacatgCCACCGGAATACCGGATGCCGAATACGTACGGTCGAGCTTTCATATGCCACGCATTGTCACACTCACACTCGTCCCCTGTCTGTCTCCTTATCTTTGGCCAGCACCACACTCGCCGCGCGTCGCAAGGTTCTCAGCGGAGCGCAGAATCATGGCTGATGCTAGTCGAGGTCGTGGTGGTCGTGTTGGCGGCGGCGTGCAACTTTCCATGCTCGCCCTGCTTCTTCTGCTTTCCGTCAGCGCCGCCCGAGCGGccgacgacggcgaggcacgGGCAGGggagaaggttgcggcggcatgGACGGGCGGGCTGAGCCGGCGGAGCTTTCCCAAGGGGTTCGTGTTCGGGACGGCGGCGTCGGCCTACCAGGTAGAGGGCATGGCGCACAAGGACGGCCGCGGGCCAAGCATATGGGACGCCTTCATCAAGATCCCCGGTGAGCATCATTCCATTGGCGCTGATCGAATTACTCACTGAAACGCTAGTATGGATTATTATATATTAAAAAGGCATCAATCGTTGATTCAATTGTTGGTTTGCCATGGCATGATTCAATCATCGCAATGCCGGTCGGCTTTCAGGCGAGATCGCGAACAACGCCACCGCGGACGTCACTGTTGACGAGTACCATCGCTACAAGGTAAACCATGATATTTTGATGCTTTCATTTCAGTCGACTTTTCgttgtttctttttttatttagacCTATAATTCAAATATGACGTTTTCAGTATGTGAAACTTAAAATCAAATTACAGAATTTAACAAATcgaaccatgaaattttagataTTGAGTGTACTAACAAAACAAAAACTATAGGTTCTTTGGCGTGCGTGTTACATATATATAATGAATGGCATGATTAAAAAGCAACTCATGCAAAGCTATAATTTAGAAAGTTACGAAGCATCCAAATTTATGTCACCTCTAAGGCTCTAACCTGAACAAATGTTAGGTATTAAGTTAGGTTCTTGCCCAATTGTCTTCAGACGTACGTTGCAAATGTTGCATCttgatgtttcaaaagtatatcGGGTGTTGCATATTGGGACGCGCGTGGGAAGCGGGAGGGGCCACGAGCAGTCCCCGTGCGCAGTCTGGCGGCACGGGCAACATCCAGGGGCACGCTGGCGGAGACATGCTGGCGCGAGCAAGTGCGGCGCGCGGGAGACGGAGTGCAGCGCTGGCGCTAGTATTTCTGAAATGTATAGTTGTTCGCTTTCCTAAAGTTGCACAAGGGGTTTTGATTATCCTATTCGGATGCTAATTCCAAGTTTAGAAGTTAATAAATTGTAGCCATCAATTGCTAAAGCTTTTCCATATATTTTAAAAAACTAAAGTACTTCTCGTCTAGATATGAAAGCAAACTAAATTCGTTCTCCTTCATGTAGGAGGACGTGAATATCATGAAAAAGATGGGGTTTGATGCTTACCGATTTTCAATCTCTTGGTCAAGAATATTCCCAAGTATTGTCCCTTATTGTTCATTTGGAGCTATGTTTTTCCTAATTTAGATTTGTTCTCTACTGCTGGTGCTAATGATAAACTAATTTGTGGCGATGGGAAATTTTGTATATAATGTAGATGGAACTGGAAAAGTGAATTGGAAAGGAGTGGCATACTATAACAGGTTGATAAACTACATGTTGAAGATAGGTATATGGATAGATgatggtgctagaaatgcttttATTTCACTTTGAAGTTTGGCAGTTTTTTCAAGTTTCATGCTGAAATTTACTCTGCTTCTCAGGCATTACACCTTATGCAAATCTGTATCACTATGACTTACCAGAGGCACTAGAGGTCCAATATGGAGGGCTCTTGAACAGAAAAGTGGTGTAAGTATGTTTGACTTTTGAACAGAAAAATTGTAATGTCTGCGAATTAACATACCGAATCATGCAGGAAATCATTTGCAGACTATGCCGATTTCTGCTTCAAGACATTTGGCGACAGAGTAAAGAACTGGATGACATTTAACGAGCCAAGGGTAGTTGCTGCCCTAGGATATGACGATGGTAGATTCGCACCTGGAAGGTGCACAAAATGCAAGGCTGGAAACTCCGCTACCGAGCCTTACATCGTTGCTCATCACCTCATTCTTTCCCATGCTGCTGCAGTTCAGAGATACCGGCAAAAGTATCAGGTAAAAATACTTCTAAGCATCCTGGCCTAGTACCTATGCTAGACAGAGTGATCAGAAACGCACAGTTGTTTAAGATCTTCATGGTAACTTGTACTATCTTTTTGTTAAAGACTATTAACCAGTAGCATTTAGAACTGTTTTCTAAATTTTCTTTGCACACAAACTTCCATCCAGATTACACAAAAGGGAAGGATTGGAATTCTTCTGGACTTTGTCTGGTATGAAGCTCTCACAAATTCAACAGCTGACCAAGCTGCAGCTGAAAGATCAAGAGACTTCCATGTAGGATGGTAATTTCACTTCATCCTTTTGGGACTAGAATCTTACTTCAAACATGTATATTCATTTTCACAGAACGACCTGCGCGCTATTTGGATTTAGTTGACGCCGCTCTGTTGCTTCCTGACCATTGCTGTTTATGGAACAAAGTAGTGTCAAGTAGGCACGATCTTGAAGCGTGTTTAACCAGAGATGTTAACTTTTTGTTTGCCTCCATCCCAAACATTCAGTTTCGTGCTCATCATGTTTCAACTCATTGTCATAGATGATCCAGATGCCCTTGTATCACCTCTGAACATCCGGACCTTAAAAATGTTTCAGGTTTCTGCACCCAATCATCTACGGTGAATATCCCAAATCGGTCCAAAAAATCGTGAAGGAAAGGCTTCCAAAGTTCACAGCTGATGAGGTCAACATAGTCAAAGGCTCCATCGACTATGTTGGAGTCAACCAGTATACTGCTTATTATGTTCGTGATCAGCAGCCAAATGCAACAACTCTGTTTAGCTACTCGTCTGATTGGCATGCTGAATTTGTTTGTAAGTCTGCTTACCTCCATTGACATCTAAGTGCCTGTGCTGCAAAAACAAAATGAAAACGGCACCACTTTGATACCTGTTTTGAAAGGAGTAATGTCTTTTTTACTCTAAGAACCTTCCTAATTCTCTGCATCTTTTTTACTCTAAGAACCTTCCTAATTCTCTGCATCTTTTTTACTCTAAGAACCTTCCTAATTCTCTGCATCTATTCATGCTACAGATGAACGCAACGGTGTGCCAATCGGACAAAGGGTATTGATCATTTGTGTTTGAGTTATCATATAACTGTATTATTTTCTGAAGCAACTAATTAAGCTCCACTGCAGGCAAATTCAGATTGGCTCTACATCGTGCCTTGGGGACTGTACAAAGCTGTCACTCACGTCAAGGAGAAGTATGGCAACCCCACAATGTTTCTATCTGAAAACGGT includes:
- the LOC136457916 gene encoding beta-glucosidase 1, with amino-acid sequence MADASRGRGGRVGGGVQLSMLALLLLLSVSAARAADDGEARAGEKVAAAWTGGLSRRSFPKGFVFGTAASAYQVEGMAHKDGRGPSIWDAFIKIPGEIANNATADVTVDEYHRYKEDVNIMKKMGFDAYRFSISWSRIFPNGTGKVNWKGVAYYNRLINYMLKIGITPYANLYHYDLPEALEVQYGGLLNRKVVKSFADYADFCFKTFGDRVKNWMTFNEPRVVAALGYDDGRFAPGRCTKCKAGNSATEPYIVAHHLILSHAAAVQRYRQKYQITQKGRIGILLDFVWYEALTNSTADQAAAERSRDFHVGWFLHPIIYGEYPKSVQKIVKERLPKFTADEVNIVKGSIDYVGVNQYTAYYVRDQQPNATTLFSYSSDWHAEFVYERNGVPIGQRANSDWLYIVPWGLYKAVTHVKEKYGNPTMFLSENGMDDPGNVTVAQGVHDATRVAYYRSYISKLKEAIDGGANCVGYFAWSLLDNFEWKLGYTSRFGLVYVDFKALRRYPKSSAYWFRDVITGKN